From the Streptomyces syringium genome, one window contains:
- a CDS encoding MBL fold metallo-hydrolase → MLIAGFPAGAWGTNCYLVAPAAGEECVIIDPGHQAAQGVEDALKKHRLKPVAVVLTHGHIDHVASVVPVCGAHDVPAWIHPADRYMMSDPEKALGRAFGQQLVGELTVGEPDDVKELTDGARLDLAGMEFTVAHAPGHTKGSVTFRMPETAEIPSVFFSGDLLFAGSIGRTDLPGGDHTEMLQSLARVCLPLDDSTVVLSGHGPQTSIGRERATNPYLRELQATAGDARRGFGGGATAPPRRGM, encoded by the coding sequence CTATCTGGTCGCCCCTGCCGCAGGCGAGGAGTGCGTGATCATCGACCCGGGCCACCAGGCGGCCCAGGGCGTCGAGGACGCACTCAAGAAGCATCGGCTCAAGCCCGTCGCCGTCGTCCTCACCCACGGCCATATCGACCACGTCGCCTCGGTCGTCCCGGTGTGCGGCGCCCATGACGTCCCGGCCTGGATCCACCCCGCCGACCGCTACATGATGAGCGACCCGGAGAAGGCCCTCGGCCGCGCCTTCGGGCAGCAGCTCGTGGGCGAGCTCACCGTGGGCGAGCCGGACGACGTCAAGGAGCTGACCGATGGCGCCCGGCTGGACCTCGCGGGGATGGAGTTCACCGTCGCGCACGCGCCCGGGCATACCAAGGGGTCGGTGACCTTCCGGATGCCCGAGACCGCCGAGATCCCCTCGGTGTTCTTCTCGGGCGACCTGTTGTTCGCCGGCTCCATCGGACGCACCGACCTGCCCGGTGGCGACCACACCGAGATGCTCCAGTCGCTGGCCCGTGTGTGCCTGCCCCTGGACGACTCGACCGTGGTGCTGTCCGGCCACGGCCCCCAGACCAGCATCGGCCGCGAGCGCGCCACCAACCCGTACCTGCGGGAACTGCAGGCCACAGCCGGCGACGCGCGACGCGGCTTCGGAGGCGGCGCTACCGCCCCTCCGCGACGAGGAATGTGA
- a CDS encoding vitamin K epoxide reductase family protein, translating into MTTSALDRSDLDGDERDGPAPGPVGGGRGFALLLVITGALGLLAAWVITLDKNKILEAKAEGKTFTPGCSLNPIVSCGNIMESDQAAAFGFPNPMLGLVAYGAIIAIGLALLAGARYRRWYWLGMEAGTLFGVAFCTWLQYQSLYVIGSLCLWCCLAWVATIVMFWYVTVQNLRHGFIPAPAGLKRALLEFHWVVPVLWVGIIGMLILTKWWWFWTGGTA; encoded by the coding sequence ATGACCACTTCGGCTCTTGACCGCTCCGACCTCGACGGCGACGAGCGGGACGGCCCCGCCCCGGGCCCGGTGGGCGGCGGGCGCGGCTTCGCCCTGCTCCTGGTGATCACCGGTGCGCTGGGGCTGCTCGCGGCCTGGGTCATCACGCTCGACAAGAACAAGATCCTCGAGGCCAAGGCCGAGGGGAAGACGTTCACCCCCGGGTGCAGCCTCAACCCCATCGTCTCCTGCGGCAACATCATGGAGAGCGACCAGGCCGCGGCGTTCGGCTTCCCGAACCCGATGCTGGGCCTGGTCGCCTACGGCGCGATCATCGCGATCGGGCTGGCCCTCCTCGCCGGCGCCCGCTACCGCCGCTGGTACTGGCTGGGTATGGAGGCCGGCACGCTCTTCGGCGTCGCCTTCTGCACCTGGCTCCAGTACCAGTCGCTGTACGTGATCGGCTCGCTGTGCCTGTGGTGCTGCCTCGCCTGGGTCGCGACCATCGTCATGTTCTGGTACGTGACCGTGCAGAACCTCCGGCACGGCTTCATCCCCGCCCCGGCGGGGCTCAAGCGCGCGCTGCTGGAGTTCCACTGGGTGGTGCCCGTCCTGTGGGTCGGGATCATCGGGATGCTGATCCTCACCAAGTGGTGGTGGTTCTGGACCGGCGGCACCGCCTAG
- the hisS gene encoding histidine--tRNA ligase translates to MSTFKAPKGTYDLTPPDSAVYLAVREAIAAPLKRSGYGYIETPGFEQVELFSRGVGESTDIVTKEMYTLTTRGGDELALRPEGTASVLRAALEANLHKAGNLPVKLWYSGSYYRYERPQAGRYRHFSQVGAEAIGAEDPALDAELIILAVDAYKSLGLQNFRLLLNSLGDKECRPAYREALQEFLRGLDLDEDTRRRIEINPLRVLDDKREAVQKQLVGAPMLRDHLCEACKAYHEEVRALLTAAGVAFEDDEKLVRGLDYYTRTTFEFVHGGLGSQSAVGGGGRYDGLSEMIGGPALPSVGWALGVDRTVLALASEGIELELPSPTEVFAVPLGEEARRVLFGLVTELRRAGVATDFAFGGKGLKNAMKSANRSGARFALVAGERDLAEGVVQLKDLQSGEQKAVALDAVVSELRAAQG, encoded by the coding sequence GTGAGCACCTTCAAGGCCCCCAAGGGCACCTACGATCTGACCCCGCCGGACTCCGCGGTCTACCTCGCCGTGCGCGAGGCCATCGCCGCGCCGCTCAAGCGCTCGGGGTACGGCTACATCGAGACCCCCGGCTTCGAGCAGGTCGAGCTGTTCTCCCGCGGCGTCGGCGAGTCCACCGACATCGTGACCAAGGAGATGTACACCCTCACCACGCGCGGCGGCGACGAGCTCGCGCTGCGCCCCGAGGGCACCGCCTCCGTGCTGCGCGCGGCACTGGAGGCCAATCTGCACAAGGCAGGCAACCTGCCCGTCAAGCTCTGGTACTCCGGCTCCTACTACCGCTACGAGCGCCCGCAGGCCGGCCGCTACCGTCACTTCTCGCAGGTCGGCGCGGAGGCCATCGGCGCGGAGGACCCGGCGCTGGACGCCGAGCTGATCATCCTGGCCGTCGACGCCTACAAGTCGCTCGGTCTGCAGAACTTCCGGCTGCTGCTGAACTCGCTCGGTGACAAGGAGTGCCGCCCCGCCTACCGCGAGGCCCTCCAGGAGTTCCTGCGCGGCCTCGACCTCGACGAGGACACCCGCCGCCGGATCGAGATCAACCCGCTCCGCGTCCTCGACGACAAGCGCGAGGCCGTCCAGAAGCAGCTGGTCGGCGCGCCCATGCTCCGCGACCACCTGTGCGAGGCCTGCAAGGCCTACCACGAGGAGGTGCGCGCGCTGCTGACCGCCGCGGGCGTCGCCTTCGAGGACGACGAGAAGCTCGTGCGCGGCCTGGACTACTACACCCGCACCACCTTCGAGTTCGTCCACGGCGGTCTCGGCTCGCAGTCCGCGGTCGGCGGCGGCGGCCGCTACGACGGCCTGTCCGAGATGATCGGCGGCCCCGCACTGCCGTCCGTCGGCTGGGCGCTGGGCGTGGACCGTACGGTGCTCGCGCTGGCGTCCGAGGGCATCGAGCTCGAACTGCCCTCCCCGACCGAGGTCTTCGCCGTGCCGCTCGGCGAGGAGGCGCGGCGGGTGCTGTTCGGTCTCGTGACCGAGCTGCGCCGGGCGGGCGTCGCCACCGACTTCGCCTTCGGCGGCAAGGGCCTGAAGAACGCGATGAAGTCCGCGAACCGCTCCGGCGCCCGCTTCGCGCTCGTCGCGGGCGAGCGGGACCTGGCCGAGGGCGTGGTCCAGCTCAAGGACCTGCAGAGCGGTGAGCAGAAGGCCGTCGCGCTCGACGCCGTCGTGAGTGAACTGCGGGCCGCGCAGGGCTGA